In one Mustela lutreola isolate mMusLut2 chromosome 8, mMusLut2.pri, whole genome shotgun sequence genomic region, the following are encoded:
- the MBD6 gene encoding methyl-CpG-binding domain protein 6 isoform X1, translated as MNGGNESSGADRAGGPVATSVPIGWQRCVREGAVRYISPSGTELSSLEQTRSYLLSDGTCKCGLECPLNVPKVFNFDPLAPVTPGGAGVGPASEEDMTKLCNHRRKAVAMATLYRSMETTCSHSSPGEGASPQMFHTVSPGPPSALPPCRVPPPTPLNGGPGSLPPEPPSVSQAFPPLAGPGGLFPPPRLPDPIPSGGSSPCFLPRGNAPSPAPPPQPAISLNAPSYNWGAALRSSLVPPDLGSSPAPHASSSPPSDPSLFHCSDALTPPPLPPSNNLPGPPGPPGPATQPPVSSATMHLPLVLGPLGGAPTVEGPGAPPFLASSLLSAAAKAQHPPLLPPSTLQGRRPRAQTPSASHSSSPRPSQRRPRRPPTVLRLLEGGGPQAPRRSRPRAPAPVPQPFPLPEPSQPILPSVLSLLGLPTPGPSHSDGSFNLLGSDAHLPPPPTLSSGSPPQPRHPIPPSLPGTTSGSLSSVPGAPAPPAASKAPLVPSPVLQSPSEGLGMGAGPACPLPPLAGGEALPFPSPEQGLALSGAGFPGMLGALPLPLSLGQPPPSPLLSHSLFGVLAGGGGQPPPEPLLPPPGGPGPPLAPGEPEGPSLLVASLLPPAPSDLLPPPSAPPSNLLASFLPLLALGPTAGDGEGSAEGAGGPSGETFSGLGDLPPLLFPPLSAPPTLIALNSALLAASLDPPSGTPPQPCVLSAPQPGPPTSSVTTATTDPGASSLGKAPSNSGRPPQLLSPLLSASLLGDLSSLTSSPGALPSLLQPPGPLLSGQLGLQLLPGGGAPPPLSEASSPLACLLQSLQVRIPPEQPEAPCLPPQSPTSALEPEPARPPLSALAPPHSSPDPSVPELLTGRGSGKRGRRGGGGLRGINGEARPGRGRKPGSRREPGRLALKWGARGGFNGQMERSPRRTHHWQHNGELAEGGVEPKDPSPPGPHSEDLKSVFSQVPPGVVRKSRRGRRRKYNPTRNSSSSRQDVTLDPSPTTRAAVPLPPRARPGRPAKNKRRKLAP; from the exons ATGAATGGGGGCAATGAGAGCAGTGGAGCAGACAGAGCTGGGGGCCCTGTGGCCACATCTGTCCCCATCGGCTGGCAGCGCTGTGTTCGAGAGGGTGCTGTGCGCTATATCAG CCCAAGtggcacagagctgtcttccttGGAGCAAACCCGGAGCTACCTCCTCAGCGATGGGACCTGCAAGTGCGGTCTGGAGTGTCCACTCAATGTCCCCAAG GTTTTCAACTTTGACCCTTTGGCCCCGGTGACCCCGggtggggccggggtggggcCCGCATCAGAGGAGGACATGACCAAGCTGTGCAACCACCGGCGGAAAGCCGTTGCCATGGCAACTCTGTACCGCAGCATGGAGACCACCTGCTCACACTCTTCTCCTG GAGAGGGAGCGAGCCCCCAGATGTTCCACactgtgtccccagggcccccctctgccctccctccctgtcgAGTCCCTCCTCCAACTCCACTTAATGGGGGTCCTGGCTCCCTTCCCCCAGAACCACCCTCAGTTTCACAGGCCTTCCCCCCTCTAGCAGGCCCTGGGGGGCTTTTCCCACCACCAAGGCTTCCTGACCCAATCCCCTCTGGAGGCAGCAGCCCCTGTTTCCTCCCAAGGGGCAAtgctccctctccagccccacctcctCAACCTGCTATCAGCCTCAATGCTCCCTCCTACAACTGGGGAGCTGCCCTCCGCTCCAGCCTGGTGCCCCCTGACCTGGGCTCTTCTCCAGCCCCCCATGCCTCCTCCTCACCACCTTCGGACCCTTCTCTCTTCCACTGTAGTGATGCCTTAAcgccccctcctctgcccccaagCAATAATCTCCCTGGTCCCCCTGGCCCCCCTGGTCCTGCCACTCAGCCACCAGTGTCTTCAGCCACTATGCACCTGCCCCTGGTCTTGGGACCCCTAGGAGGGGCCCCCACGGTGGAGGGGCCCGGGGCACCTCCCTTCCTTGCTAGCAGCCTACTTTCTGCAGCGGCCAAGGCACAGCAtcccccactcctccctcccAGCACTTTACAGGGCCGAAGGCCCCGTGCCCAGACACCCTCCGCTTCCCACTCCTCATCACCTCGTCCCTCTCAGCGTCGTCCCCGCAGACCCCCAACTGTACTGCGATTGCTAGAAGGGGGAGGCCCTCAAGCCCCTAGAAGGAGCCGTCCTCGGGCCCCTGCTCCTGTCCCCCAACCATTTCCTCTCCCTGAGCCATCCCAACCGATTCTCCCTTCTGTGCTGTCCCTGCTGGgactccccacccctggcccttCCCATTCTGATGGAAGCTTTAACCTTTTGGGGTCAGATGcacaccttcctcctcccccaaccctctcctCAGGgagccctccccagcccaggcaCCCTATCCCGCCCTCCCTGCCTGGGACCACCAGTGGCAGCCTCAGCAGTGTGCCAG gtgcccctgccccaccAGCTGCCTCCAAAGCCCCCCTGGTCCCCAGCCCTGTGCTTCAAAGCCCATCTGAAGGGCTTGGGATGGGGGCGGGCCcagcctgccctctgcctcccctaGCTGGTGGGGAGGCTCTCCCTTTCCCTAGTCCTGAGCAGGGCCTGGCGCTGAGTGGAGCCGGCTTTCCTGGGATGCTAGGggccttgcctctccctctgagtCTGGGGCAGCCTCCACCTTCTCCATTGCTCAGCCACAGTTTATTTGGTGtgctggctgggggagggggacaacCTCCCCCTGAGCCTCTGCTACCCCCACCAGGGGGACCTGGCCCTCCCCTAGCCCCAGGCGAGCCTGAAGGGCCTTCGCTTTTGGTGGCTTCACTGCTTCCACCAGCCCCTTCAGACCTTCTTCCACCCCCTTCTGCACCTCCTAGCAACCTCCTTGCCTCTTTCCTGCCCCTGTTGGCCCTGGGCCCCAcagctggggatggggagggatcTGCAGAGGGAGCTGGGGGTCCAAGTGGGGAGACATTTTCAGGTTTGGGAGACCTGCCCCCCCTTCTGTTCCCCCCACTTTCAGCCCCCCCCACCCTCATAGCTTTAAATTCTGCGCTGCTGGCTGCCAGCCTGGATCCCCCCTCGGGGACACCCCCCCAG CCCTGTGTCCTGAGTGCCCCCCAACCTGGACCACCTACCTCCAGTGTCACCACGGCAACTACTGACCCGGGGGCCTCCTCTCTGGGCAAGGCCCCCTCCAACTCAGGGAGACCCCCCCAACTCCTTAGCCCTCTGCTGAGTGCCAGCCTGCTGG GTGATCTGTCTTCGCTGACCAGCAGCCCTGGAGCCCTCCCCAGCCTGTTGCAGCCTCCTGGCCCTCTTCTCTCTGGCCAGTTGGGGCTGCAGCTCCTCCCTGGGGGGGGAGCTCCTCCACCCCTCTCAGAGGCTTCTAGTCCCCTAGCCTGCCTGCTACAGAGTCTCCAGGTGAGG ATTCCTCCAGAGCAGCCAGAAGCCCCTTGTCTGCCCCCTCAgagccccacctcagccctgGAACCAGAGCCTGCCCGGCCTCCCCTCAGTGCCTTAGCCCCACCCCACAGTTCTCCTGACCCCTCAGTCCCTGAGCTGCTCACTGGGAGGGGGTCAGGGAAACGGGgccggaggggaggagggggtctTAGGGGCATTAATGGTGAGGCCAGGCCAGGCCGGGGCCGAAAGCCCGGTAGCCGGCGAGAGCCTGGCCGACTGGCCCTCAAATGGGGGGCACGTGGTggcttcaatggacaaatggaacGGTCCCCAAGAAGGACCCACCACTGGCAGCATAATGGGGAGCTGGCTGAAGGGGGTGTTGAGCCCAAGGATCCATCCCCTCCTGGACCCCATTCTGAGGACCTTAAG TCTGTGTtttcccaggtgcccccaggggtAGTCAGAAAGTCTCGTCGTGGCCGGAGGAGAAAATACAA CCCTACCCGGAACAGCAGTAGCTCCCGCCAGGACGTTACCTTGGACCCCAGCCCTACAACCCGC GcggctgtccctctgcctccccgggCCCGCCCTGGCCGTCCTGCCAAAAACAAGAGGAGGAAACTGGCCCCTTAG
- the MBD6 gene encoding methyl-CpG-binding domain protein 6 isoform X3 — translation MNGGNESSGADRAGGPVATSVPIGWQRCVREGAVRYISPSGTELSSLEQTRSYLLSDGTCKCGLECPLNVPKVFNFDPLAPVTPGGAGVGPASEEDMTKLCNHRRKAVAMATLYRSMETTCSHSSPGEGASPQMFHTVSPGPPSALPPCRVPPPTPLNGGPGSLPPEPPSVSQAFPPLAGPGGLFPPPRLPDPIPSGGSSPCFLPRGNAPSPAPPPQPAISLNAPSYNWGAALRSSLVPPDLGSSPAPHASSSPPSDPSLFHCSDALTPPPLPPSNNLPGPPGPPGPATQPPVSSATMHLPLVLGPLGGAPTVEGPGAPPFLASSLLSAAAKAQHPPLLPPSTLQGRRPRAQTPSASHSSSPRPSQRRPRRPPTVLRLLEGGGPQAPRRSRPRAPAPVPQPFPLPEPSQPILPSVLSLLGLPTPGPSHSDGSFNLLGSDAHLPPPPTLSSGSPPQPRHPIPPSLPGTTSGSLSSVPGAPAPPAASKAPLVPSPVLQSPSEGLGMGAGPACPLPPLAGGEALPFPSPEQGLALSGAGFPGMLGALPLPLSLGQPPPSPLLSHSLFGVLAGGGGQPPPEPLLPPPGGPGPPLAPGEPEGPSLLVASLLPPAPSDLLPPPSAPPSNLLASFLPLLALGPTAGDGEGSAEGAGGPSGETFSGLGDLPPLLFPPLSAPPTLIALNSALLAASLDPPSGTPPQPCVLSAPQPGPPTSSVTTATTDPGASSLGKAPSNSGRPPQLLSPLLSASLLGDLSSLTSSPGALPSLLQPPGPLLSGQLGLQLLPGGGAPPPLSEASSPLACLLQSLQVRIPPEQPEAPCLPPQSPTSALEPEPARPPLSALAPPHSSPDPSVPELLTGRGSGKRGRRGGGGLRGINGEARPGRGRKPGSRREPGRLALKWGARGGFNGQMERSPRRTHHWQHNGELAEGGVEPKDPSPPGPHSEDLKVPPGVVRKSRRGRRRKYNPTRNSSSSRQDVTLDPSPTTRAAVPLPPRARPGRPAKNKRRKLAP, via the exons ATGAATGGGGGCAATGAGAGCAGTGGAGCAGACAGAGCTGGGGGCCCTGTGGCCACATCTGTCCCCATCGGCTGGCAGCGCTGTGTTCGAGAGGGTGCTGTGCGCTATATCAG CCCAAGtggcacagagctgtcttccttGGAGCAAACCCGGAGCTACCTCCTCAGCGATGGGACCTGCAAGTGCGGTCTGGAGTGTCCACTCAATGTCCCCAAG GTTTTCAACTTTGACCCTTTGGCCCCGGTGACCCCGggtggggccggggtggggcCCGCATCAGAGGAGGACATGACCAAGCTGTGCAACCACCGGCGGAAAGCCGTTGCCATGGCAACTCTGTACCGCAGCATGGAGACCACCTGCTCACACTCTTCTCCTG GAGAGGGAGCGAGCCCCCAGATGTTCCACactgtgtccccagggcccccctctgccctccctccctgtcgAGTCCCTCCTCCAACTCCACTTAATGGGGGTCCTGGCTCCCTTCCCCCAGAACCACCCTCAGTTTCACAGGCCTTCCCCCCTCTAGCAGGCCCTGGGGGGCTTTTCCCACCACCAAGGCTTCCTGACCCAATCCCCTCTGGAGGCAGCAGCCCCTGTTTCCTCCCAAGGGGCAAtgctccctctccagccccacctcctCAACCTGCTATCAGCCTCAATGCTCCCTCCTACAACTGGGGAGCTGCCCTCCGCTCCAGCCTGGTGCCCCCTGACCTGGGCTCTTCTCCAGCCCCCCATGCCTCCTCCTCACCACCTTCGGACCCTTCTCTCTTCCACTGTAGTGATGCCTTAAcgccccctcctctgcccccaagCAATAATCTCCCTGGTCCCCCTGGCCCCCCTGGTCCTGCCACTCAGCCACCAGTGTCTTCAGCCACTATGCACCTGCCCCTGGTCTTGGGACCCCTAGGAGGGGCCCCCACGGTGGAGGGGCCCGGGGCACCTCCCTTCCTTGCTAGCAGCCTACTTTCTGCAGCGGCCAAGGCACAGCAtcccccactcctccctcccAGCACTTTACAGGGCCGAAGGCCCCGTGCCCAGACACCCTCCGCTTCCCACTCCTCATCACCTCGTCCCTCTCAGCGTCGTCCCCGCAGACCCCCAACTGTACTGCGATTGCTAGAAGGGGGAGGCCCTCAAGCCCCTAGAAGGAGCCGTCCTCGGGCCCCTGCTCCTGTCCCCCAACCATTTCCTCTCCCTGAGCCATCCCAACCGATTCTCCCTTCTGTGCTGTCCCTGCTGGgactccccacccctggcccttCCCATTCTGATGGAAGCTTTAACCTTTTGGGGTCAGATGcacaccttcctcctcccccaaccctctcctCAGGgagccctccccagcccaggcaCCCTATCCCGCCCTCCCTGCCTGGGACCACCAGTGGCAGCCTCAGCAGTGTGCCAG gtgcccctgccccaccAGCTGCCTCCAAAGCCCCCCTGGTCCCCAGCCCTGTGCTTCAAAGCCCATCTGAAGGGCTTGGGATGGGGGCGGGCCcagcctgccctctgcctcccctaGCTGGTGGGGAGGCTCTCCCTTTCCCTAGTCCTGAGCAGGGCCTGGCGCTGAGTGGAGCCGGCTTTCCTGGGATGCTAGGggccttgcctctccctctgagtCTGGGGCAGCCTCCACCTTCTCCATTGCTCAGCCACAGTTTATTTGGTGtgctggctgggggagggggacaacCTCCCCCTGAGCCTCTGCTACCCCCACCAGGGGGACCTGGCCCTCCCCTAGCCCCAGGCGAGCCTGAAGGGCCTTCGCTTTTGGTGGCTTCACTGCTTCCACCAGCCCCTTCAGACCTTCTTCCACCCCCTTCTGCACCTCCTAGCAACCTCCTTGCCTCTTTCCTGCCCCTGTTGGCCCTGGGCCCCAcagctggggatggggagggatcTGCAGAGGGAGCTGGGGGTCCAAGTGGGGAGACATTTTCAGGTTTGGGAGACCTGCCCCCCCTTCTGTTCCCCCCACTTTCAGCCCCCCCCACCCTCATAGCTTTAAATTCTGCGCTGCTGGCTGCCAGCCTGGATCCCCCCTCGGGGACACCCCCCCAG CCCTGTGTCCTGAGTGCCCCCCAACCTGGACCACCTACCTCCAGTGTCACCACGGCAACTACTGACCCGGGGGCCTCCTCTCTGGGCAAGGCCCCCTCCAACTCAGGGAGACCCCCCCAACTCCTTAGCCCTCTGCTGAGTGCCAGCCTGCTGG GTGATCTGTCTTCGCTGACCAGCAGCCCTGGAGCCCTCCCCAGCCTGTTGCAGCCTCCTGGCCCTCTTCTCTCTGGCCAGTTGGGGCTGCAGCTCCTCCCTGGGGGGGGAGCTCCTCCACCCCTCTCAGAGGCTTCTAGTCCCCTAGCCTGCCTGCTACAGAGTCTCCAGGTGAGG ATTCCTCCAGAGCAGCCAGAAGCCCCTTGTCTGCCCCCTCAgagccccacctcagccctgGAACCAGAGCCTGCCCGGCCTCCCCTCAGTGCCTTAGCCCCACCCCACAGTTCTCCTGACCCCTCAGTCCCTGAGCTGCTCACTGGGAGGGGGTCAGGGAAACGGGgccggaggggaggagggggtctTAGGGGCATTAATGGTGAGGCCAGGCCAGGCCGGGGCCGAAAGCCCGGTAGCCGGCGAGAGCCTGGCCGACTGGCCCTCAAATGGGGGGCACGTGGTggcttcaatggacaaatggaacGGTCCCCAAGAAGGACCCACCACTGGCAGCATAATGGGGAGCTGGCTGAAGGGGGTGTTGAGCCCAAGGATCCATCCCCTCCTGGACCCCATTCTGAGGACCTTAAG gtgcccccaggggtAGTCAGAAAGTCTCGTCGTGGCCGGAGGAGAAAATACAA CCCTACCCGGAACAGCAGTAGCTCCCGCCAGGACGTTACCTTGGACCCCAGCCCTACAACCCGC GcggctgtccctctgcctccccgggCCCGCCCTGGCCGTCCTGCCAAAAACAAGAGGAGGAAACTGGCCCCTTAG
- the MBD6 gene encoding methyl-CpG-binding domain protein 6 isoform X2 yields MNGGNESSGADRAGGPVATSVPIGWQRCVREGAVRYISPSGTELSSLEQTRSYLLSDGTCKCGLECPLNVPKVFNFDPLAPVTPGGAGVGPASEEDMTKLCNHRRKAVAMATLYRSMETTCSHSSPGEGASPQMFHTVSPGPPSALPPCRVPPPTPLNGGPGSLPPEPPSVSQAFPPLAGPGGLFPPPRLPDPIPSGGSSPCFLPRGNAPSPAPPPQPAISLNAPSYNWGAALRSSLVPPDLGSSPAPHASSSPPSDPSLFHCSDALTPPPLPPSNNLPGPPGPPGPATQPPVSSATMHLPLVLGPLGGAPTVEGPGAPPFLASSLLSAAAKAQHPPLLPPSTLQGRRPRAQTPSASHSSSPRPSQRRPRRPPTVLRLLEGGGPQAPRRSRPRAPAPVPQPFPLPEPSQPILPSVLSLLGLPTPGPSHSDGSFNLLGSDAHLPPPPTLSSGSPPQPRHPIPPSLPGTTSGSLSSVPGAPAPPAASKAPLVPSPVLQSPSEGLGMGAGPACPLPPLAGGEALPFPSPEQGLALSGAGFPGMLGALPLPLSLGQPPPSPLLSHSLFGVLAGGGGQPPPEPLLPPPGGPGPPLAPGEPEGPSLLVASLLPPAPSDLLPPPSAPPSNLLASFLPLLALGPTAGDGEGSAEGAGGPSGETFSGLGDLPPLLFPPLSAPPTLIALNSALLAASLDPPSGTPPQPCVLSAPQPGPPTSSVTTATTDPGASSLGKAPSNSGRPPQLLSPLLSASLLGDLSSLTSSPGALPSLLQPPGPLLSGQLGLQLLPGGGAPPPLSEASSPLACLLQSLQIPPEQPEAPCLPPQSPTSALEPEPARPPLSALAPPHSSPDPSVPELLTGRGSGKRGRRGGGGLRGINGEARPGRGRKPGSRREPGRLALKWGARGGFNGQMERSPRRTHHWQHNGELAEGGVEPKDPSPPGPHSEDLKSVFSQVPPGVVRKSRRGRRRKYNPTRNSSSSRQDVTLDPSPTTRAAVPLPPRARPGRPAKNKRRKLAP; encoded by the exons ATGAATGGGGGCAATGAGAGCAGTGGAGCAGACAGAGCTGGGGGCCCTGTGGCCACATCTGTCCCCATCGGCTGGCAGCGCTGTGTTCGAGAGGGTGCTGTGCGCTATATCAG CCCAAGtggcacagagctgtcttccttGGAGCAAACCCGGAGCTACCTCCTCAGCGATGGGACCTGCAAGTGCGGTCTGGAGTGTCCACTCAATGTCCCCAAG GTTTTCAACTTTGACCCTTTGGCCCCGGTGACCCCGggtggggccggggtggggcCCGCATCAGAGGAGGACATGACCAAGCTGTGCAACCACCGGCGGAAAGCCGTTGCCATGGCAACTCTGTACCGCAGCATGGAGACCACCTGCTCACACTCTTCTCCTG GAGAGGGAGCGAGCCCCCAGATGTTCCACactgtgtccccagggcccccctctgccctccctccctgtcgAGTCCCTCCTCCAACTCCACTTAATGGGGGTCCTGGCTCCCTTCCCCCAGAACCACCCTCAGTTTCACAGGCCTTCCCCCCTCTAGCAGGCCCTGGGGGGCTTTTCCCACCACCAAGGCTTCCTGACCCAATCCCCTCTGGAGGCAGCAGCCCCTGTTTCCTCCCAAGGGGCAAtgctccctctccagccccacctcctCAACCTGCTATCAGCCTCAATGCTCCCTCCTACAACTGGGGAGCTGCCCTCCGCTCCAGCCTGGTGCCCCCTGACCTGGGCTCTTCTCCAGCCCCCCATGCCTCCTCCTCACCACCTTCGGACCCTTCTCTCTTCCACTGTAGTGATGCCTTAAcgccccctcctctgcccccaagCAATAATCTCCCTGGTCCCCCTGGCCCCCCTGGTCCTGCCACTCAGCCACCAGTGTCTTCAGCCACTATGCACCTGCCCCTGGTCTTGGGACCCCTAGGAGGGGCCCCCACGGTGGAGGGGCCCGGGGCACCTCCCTTCCTTGCTAGCAGCCTACTTTCTGCAGCGGCCAAGGCACAGCAtcccccactcctccctcccAGCACTTTACAGGGCCGAAGGCCCCGTGCCCAGACACCCTCCGCTTCCCACTCCTCATCACCTCGTCCCTCTCAGCGTCGTCCCCGCAGACCCCCAACTGTACTGCGATTGCTAGAAGGGGGAGGCCCTCAAGCCCCTAGAAGGAGCCGTCCTCGGGCCCCTGCTCCTGTCCCCCAACCATTTCCTCTCCCTGAGCCATCCCAACCGATTCTCCCTTCTGTGCTGTCCCTGCTGGgactccccacccctggcccttCCCATTCTGATGGAAGCTTTAACCTTTTGGGGTCAGATGcacaccttcctcctcccccaaccctctcctCAGGgagccctccccagcccaggcaCCCTATCCCGCCCTCCCTGCCTGGGACCACCAGTGGCAGCCTCAGCAGTGTGCCAG gtgcccctgccccaccAGCTGCCTCCAAAGCCCCCCTGGTCCCCAGCCCTGTGCTTCAAAGCCCATCTGAAGGGCTTGGGATGGGGGCGGGCCcagcctgccctctgcctcccctaGCTGGTGGGGAGGCTCTCCCTTTCCCTAGTCCTGAGCAGGGCCTGGCGCTGAGTGGAGCCGGCTTTCCTGGGATGCTAGGggccttgcctctccctctgagtCTGGGGCAGCCTCCACCTTCTCCATTGCTCAGCCACAGTTTATTTGGTGtgctggctgggggagggggacaacCTCCCCCTGAGCCTCTGCTACCCCCACCAGGGGGACCTGGCCCTCCCCTAGCCCCAGGCGAGCCTGAAGGGCCTTCGCTTTTGGTGGCTTCACTGCTTCCACCAGCCCCTTCAGACCTTCTTCCACCCCCTTCTGCACCTCCTAGCAACCTCCTTGCCTCTTTCCTGCCCCTGTTGGCCCTGGGCCCCAcagctggggatggggagggatcTGCAGAGGGAGCTGGGGGTCCAAGTGGGGAGACATTTTCAGGTTTGGGAGACCTGCCCCCCCTTCTGTTCCCCCCACTTTCAGCCCCCCCCACCCTCATAGCTTTAAATTCTGCGCTGCTGGCTGCCAGCCTGGATCCCCCCTCGGGGACACCCCCCCAG CCCTGTGTCCTGAGTGCCCCCCAACCTGGACCACCTACCTCCAGTGTCACCACGGCAACTACTGACCCGGGGGCCTCCTCTCTGGGCAAGGCCCCCTCCAACTCAGGGAGACCCCCCCAACTCCTTAGCCCTCTGCTGAGTGCCAGCCTGCTGG GTGATCTGTCTTCGCTGACCAGCAGCCCTGGAGCCCTCCCCAGCCTGTTGCAGCCTCCTGGCCCTCTTCTCTCTGGCCAGTTGGGGCTGCAGCTCCTCCCTGGGGGGGGAGCTCCTCCACCCCTCTCAGAGGCTTCTAGTCCCCTAGCCTGCCTGCTACAGAGTCTCCAG ATTCCTCCAGAGCAGCCAGAAGCCCCTTGTCTGCCCCCTCAgagccccacctcagccctgGAACCAGAGCCTGCCCGGCCTCCCCTCAGTGCCTTAGCCCCACCCCACAGTTCTCCTGACCCCTCAGTCCCTGAGCTGCTCACTGGGAGGGGGTCAGGGAAACGGGgccggaggggaggagggggtctTAGGGGCATTAATGGTGAGGCCAGGCCAGGCCGGGGCCGAAAGCCCGGTAGCCGGCGAGAGCCTGGCCGACTGGCCCTCAAATGGGGGGCACGTGGTggcttcaatggacaaatggaacGGTCCCCAAGAAGGACCCACCACTGGCAGCATAATGGGGAGCTGGCTGAAGGGGGTGTTGAGCCCAAGGATCCATCCCCTCCTGGACCCCATTCTGAGGACCTTAAG TCTGTGTtttcccaggtgcccccaggggtAGTCAGAAAGTCTCGTCGTGGCCGGAGGAGAAAATACAA CCCTACCCGGAACAGCAGTAGCTCCCGCCAGGACGTTACCTTGGACCCCAGCCCTACAACCCGC GcggctgtccctctgcctccccgggCCCGCCCTGGCCGTCCTGCCAAAAACAAGAGGAGGAAACTGGCCCCTTAG